The stretch of DNA ATTAGATCACCCCGGCTATGGAATCTCCTTGGATTTCATGTCATACCACGCACTCCTGTTGGTGGGAATTCTGGCAGGAACGCTGCTTGTTGTGATTGGATTTctatcactgctgttgtgtcactGCGGGTAAGGAATAAGATGCATTGGAGTAAATATCACCCAGCTGTATGTTTTGagactaatgaatcaaaatgttTTTCCAGCGGTTCCCACCGAGAGCCCAGGAGAAGGCGAGCCCGTTTTTCAAAGCTCACGGTGGTGAAAAAAGACCAAACCACCTCCATGCACATGGAGGAGGGTCTGCTGTTCCACTCAGGTGAGAACATGCTGGCTTCCTGTAGCGTGCAGTGTGACCCGTCATCCACCCCGAGGCACAAAGCCAACTACAACATCTACGTGGAGGATCCGGCCGGTCGCTCGGCAGCCGCTCTTTATGAGAACGTTTCAACGGACCGCGTCAAAGTCCCGTCTCATCCTCACTACATCAACAACGAGGAAGCGTCTCGACTTCGGGACAGAGTGGACCAGGACCGCTGCAACATCAACTCCGACGGCTTCTTTCCAGACAAGCTGCGTCATATCTACAACCAGCCGGTGGCCGTCATCCAGGCACCGGACGTCTTCGGCGGTCAGGAGTCCGGCTGCAAGTCTGCCACGTTCCCTCGCAACGGGAACGAGTTTGATTCTCACTCAGACGCTCCGAGTAAGGATGGCTACGCCCAAACCCTTGTCAAAGTCCGAAACGGCCAACAGCAGGGCGACCAAGATGAGCCCAAGCCTCTAGAGACTCCTCCGTCGAGCCAAGGGCCTCCTGGTTCTGGCTGGGGTCGCTATAGTAACCTTCTTGAGTCGTCCGTGTCAGTGCCAGGAACCCTCAATGAGGCAGCCGGGATGGAAGGCTTTGGCGGTGGCGTTCCAAGAGAGCTCCAGTTGATCTCCGAGCACACTTTGTTGGAATTGAGCCGGGGCAAACCCTCGTCGTCCCACCCCAGGGCCTGGTTCGTCTCCTTGGACGGAAAACCGGCCGCCCAGGTGCGCCACTCCATCATTGAGCTGCAGAACCGCCACCGCCCTACCAGCAGCAACGACACCAGCCTGGACTCGGGGGTAGACATGAACGAGCCTCTGCACAGCATCCGCGAGGCGGAGCGGGAACGGCCGTCGCTCAGGGCCTTCTCGCTCCCGCACCACGGCAGGAGGTACGGCGAAGAGCAGGACctgagcagcagcgagagcggcaCCACCGCCACCTGCACGCCAGAAGACCCCTCCCTCAGGAACATTCTGGACGGAAGCAGCGGGGCTATTTCCAACATTCCCGAGGAGCAGGACGGGATGGACACGTCCAGCACTCAGGAAGACAGCGAGGCAAGAGGGACGCCACCGCCGCGCCGCTTGAGGAAAGGAAGGGAGAAGGTGAAATCGGGAAAAAGGAGTACAAAGCCAATACGAGAGGGACGGCCCCTGACCAAGCGTCGCTAGAGCAGCCCGACCTGCTCGTCGTCTTTGTGTGATCGTACAAAAAAGACGGATAACATCGGGTACCCGCAGACACGTTCTGAAGATCACCAGCAAGATTCCTCTCAAGAAGGTGCCTTCTTTCTGCCTTCCACCATGAAGTGTTCTAAAACTGGTGAGTCTGCAGGACGGACACAACACGGGACGACGTTTGTAGTGCACTTATCCTCGCCTGTCgtgatccgttacccgggtcatggccatacttgccaaccctcccgattttcccgggagactcccgaatttcagtgcccctcccgtaaatctcccggggcaaccattcacccgaatttctcccgatttccacccggacaacaatatttggggcgtgccttaaaggcactgcctttagcgttctctctcacctgaaactttcaccccttaaaggcctactgaaatgtgattttcttattcaaacggggatagcagatccattctatgtgtcatacttgatcatttcgcgatattgccatatttttgctgaaaggatttagtagagaacatcgacgataaagttcgcaacttttggtcgctgataaaaaagccttgcctgtagcggaagtagcgtgacgtcacaggttgtggagctcctcacatctgcacattgtttacaatcatggccaccagcagcgagagcgattcggacagagaaagcgacgatttccccattaatttgagcgatgatgaaagattagtggatgaggaaagtgagagtgaaggactagagggcagtggaagcgattcagatagggaagatgctgtgagaggcgggtgggacctgatattcagctggaaatgactacaacagtaaataaacacaagacatatatatactctattagccacaacacaaccaggcttatatttaatatgccacaaattaatcccgcatgacaaacacctcccccctcccgtccatataacccgccaatacaaaacaaacacccgcacaacacactcaatcccacagcccaaagtaccgttcacctccgtaaagttcatacagcacatatatttccccaaagttacgtacgtgacatgcacatagcggcacgcacgtacgggcaagcgatcaaatgtttggaagccgcagctcatgcgtactcacggtaccgcgtctgtgtatccaactcaaagtcctcctggtaagagtctctgttgtcccagttctccacaggccaatggtaaagcttgactgtcatctttctggAATGTAAACAaggaaacaccggctacgtgtttgtgttgctgcagccgaccgctaatacaccgcttcccacctacagctttcttctttgcagtcttcattgttcattaaacaaattgcgaaagattcaccaacacagatgtccagaatactgtggaattttgcgatgaaaacagacgacttaatagctggccacaatgctgtcccaaaatgtccgctacaatccgtgacgtcacgcgcaaacgtcatcctactgagacgttttcagcaggatatttcgcgggaaatttaaaattgcactttagtaatctaacccggccgtattggcatgtgttgcaatgttaaaatttcatcattgatatataaactatcagactgcgtggtcgctagtagtggctttcagtaggcctttaacgtgggttcgatcgaaccctaagggtccggtgagtcggcctcaggggttcggcagagcctccgccgcggaggtcaagacacgcccgactcatcgtgtaaacaaaaacttctccctgtcggcgtattatggataccccttaaacaatgttccctctaattttccatatgtgtgagcaaacgcaaaaactccttgagcattcagtggagcacatgtgagcgacgtcggACGCGCAGCACAacagtcccaaacctgactaaaaaacaagttcaatgttttattattataatcaaatgacagcggtcatttccatgagattattttctaatataagtgttttggcccacttacaatgactagaacatattgtttttcatgagctgtgtactagtattgtaggtCTggctgggggtcctgctttggaaataatgtgtaccctttGCAGATATCTCatttagtcatacttgccaaccttgagacctctgatttcgggaggtggggggcgtggtcaggggcgtggttaagaggggaggagtatatttacagctagaattcaccaagtcaagtatttcatatatatatatatatatatatatatatacatcctgaaaatatgcaaacaaaactgtgtttagataattgatacttcaaacttgcataaataaatcttaaggaatataaatgtaatgaataaaatgctaaagttgttgataaacaagcaattattttaataattaaatatggtcatttaaaattaattattgtgatcatttaaaattaattatttcaaatatggtgattttaatgtataattctatggctggatgtaataaggagtcagaaaaaatacaaataaaaatacaattaattttgatgtttttagcaaaatatagtaaaaaaaatgtatttaatttttttttatcaataaatatatatttttttaggtaagataaacataataatacaatttatctcgagtctggatgatttagttcttgtcaccctgttgtcctcccgtctcttccccgaggatggctccatgagctgggcaaacgcctggagatgccctgcgtcaacaacacggtcggcggcccgtcggtgcgcagctcgtacatcgccgccctctacttcaccctcagcagcctgaccagcgtcggctttggcaacgtgtgcgccaacacggacgccgagaacatcttctccatctgcaccatgctcatcgccggtatgccggacgcctcgtagggaatgacgtgattgggcaggcaccctgtttatatcgtgggaaagcggacgtgaaaaaaggctgtcctcactcaggtccgcatggagctggaggccacgccccctccagctccggctgaaaatcgggagattttcgggagaatatttgtcccgggaggttttcgggagaggcgctgaatttcgtgagtctcccggaaaattcgggagggttggcaagtatgcatttagttcccactaaaacattcacatgttgcacaatgagatgtaaacatggaatCATGTgtccattcctgtaactttccgtttgtaaaatatatctttattagtatttatttattataataacatcattttatgattacggttcaggttcggtgaatgcgcatctgaaactggtggggttcggtacctccaacaaggttaagaaccactgcactatacccacctgctcccagtgccacccacgctggtttaaaatgtaaattaaaggcctactgaaattatttttttttatttaaatgggaatagcagatccattctatgtgtcatacttgatcattttgcgatattgccatatttttgctgaaaggatttagtatagaacaacgtcgataaagttcgcaacttttggtctctgatataaaaaaaaaccttgcccctaccggaagtagcgtgacgttgtcagttgttcactccctcatattttcctattgttttcaacgcagctagagcgattcggaccattaccccattaatttgagcaaggatgaaagattcgtggatgaggaacgttagagtgacggactagaatgctgtgaaatacatattttttttcgctctgaccgtaacttaggtacaagctgactcattggattccacactctctcctttttctattgtggatcacggatttgtattttaaaccacctgggatactatatcctcttgaaaatgagagtcgagaacgccaaatggacattcagtgccttttatctccacgacaatacatcggcgaaacgctttagctacgagctaacgtgatagcatcgtgctttaactgcatatagaaacaaaaaaaataaacccctgactggaaggatagatagaaaatcaacaatactattaaaccgtggacatgtaactacacggttaatgctttccaggctggcgaaggttaacaatgctgtgctaacgatgccattgaagctaacttagcaaccggaccgcacagagctatgctaaaaacattagctctccacctacgccagccagccctcatctgctcatcaacacccgtgctcacctgcgttccagcgatcggcggaaggacgaaggacttcacccgatgcttttggcggcccggagacgtaggaagtcaaggtgaggtcgccggctagcgcgtctgctctccaacaaagtcctcctggttgtgttgctgtagtccgctgctaatacaccgatcccacctacaactgtcttctttgcagccttcattcatcattaaacaaattgcaaaagatgtccagaatactgtggaattctgaaatgaaaacagagctttttgtataggatgctacggggtaccataacttccgttaaactgacttcgtcacgcgcatacgtcatcataccgcgacgtttcagccggatatttcccgggaaattttaaatgtcactttataagttaacccggccgtattggcatgtgttgcaatgttaagatttcatcattgatatataaactatcagactgcgtggtcgctagtagtggctttcagtaggc from Entelurus aequoreus isolate RoL-2023_Sb linkage group LG01, RoL_Eaeq_v1.1, whole genome shotgun sequence encodes:
- the fam171b gene encoding family with sequence similarity 171 member B, with translation MPDAERRLTSPLLPRLFVASLLLVSWLHAPVGAAEEGGGLPPSTPGDNGLAAATTPTSPGMFLQTTALTEEPRFALKILVRDLVTHQLLPGASVRVYVNHTLSTSTRIGEKGEAVLWLPYSPGLSLTLVGTMEGYVPSPLPWSTASRPVFSIVTLLLLPQRQGNIWLFEDSVLITAKLPDSASQPKIKFPKNLLPQPDKSKVSSVTAYLTVPQLAADCANCTPGVVVNRSVFKSVELKPVVAISVLLYEGGEELQVRGPIQVSVPLGGSTRLRASDTVPAWAFNLLTGAWENQGLGVVKTVGEELVWTYTASHLGYWIAAPLPSNDHPGYGISLDFMSYHALLLVGILAGTLLVVIGFLSLLLCHCGGSHREPRRRRARFSKLTVVKKDQTTSMHMEEGLLFHSGENMLASCSVQCDPSSTPRHKANYNIYVEDPAGRSAAALYENVSTDRVKVPSHPHYINNEEASRLRDRVDQDRCNINSDGFFPDKLRHIYNQPVAVIQAPDVFGGQESGCKSATFPRNGNEFDSHSDAPSKDGYAQTLVKVRNGQQQGDQDEPKPLETPPSSQGPPGSGWGRYSNLLESSVSVPGTLNEAAGMEGFGGGVPRELQLISEHTLLELSRGKPSSSHPRAWFVSLDGKPAAQVRHSIIELQNRHRPTSSNDTSLDSGVDMNEPLHSIREAERERPSLRAFSLPHHGRRYGEEQDLSSSESGTTATCTPEDPSLRNILDGSSGAISNIPEEQDGMDTSSTQEDSEARGTPPPRRLRKGREKVKSGKRSTKPIREGRPLTKRR